ATTGAGCAAACCAATGTTTAATTTGGAGATAATGACAGAAAAGAATATGAGAAAGTCAGGAAGTTGCAcactatattatattattatattatatattataaatattcaaCAGTTTGCATTTTGGCGGTCTTTCACAACAATTTTATAACTTTTTGGAGCTTCCACGCCAAAGGATAAGGGAATCCCTTCATAACATGGCCGGACTCCCTCCGGAAGGCAGAGTTCCAATCTCTGTAGCAGTGTTGCGCACATCAAAAGTAGTTCAGGTTTAGCCACAGGTTCCCCTAGACAGACCCGGCGCCCCGCAGAGAAGGGGAGGTAACTGTCTGGTTTGGCATTTAGGGTGCCATCTTTCTTAAGGAAACGCGACGGGTCAAATGACTCGGGATTCTTCCAGTGATGAGGATCTCGGTGTATTGCATAGAAGTTCGATAAGACCACTGTCCCCTTTGGAATATCGTATcctcctataaaaaaaaaaatcatacatgaaTTTATCACTCAAACCGATTCGTGAGTCAATCAATTTTCccaaaataatacatgtactagtatctCAAAGTAGAGCtccagtttcttttttttttgtaattttctttaaacaaacaTGCTCTTGTTTAACCACTTCCCGCGTTTGGAAGGTTTGGACACtgaatttattgattttgtaattttgaCCTTGTGCTTAAGGAAATATGTGCTATGACATCAGCAATGTTGGTTACCTGTTACCATGTCTATTTTGATCTAATAGCCTTACTCACCGACTTGTGTGTCGCACAACGTGCAGTGAGGAATTCCCAAGGAAGCCGCAGGCGCCAACCTCATCGTTTCATACAAGCAAGCCTCATTGTAAACCAACTTATGTCGGTCCTTCATCGTTAGCTGACGACTACCTGGTCAAAGACAAGCAAGTTCTGAATAACAGCATGAAGTATATTAAGTACCGTCTTGGTCCGTTACAAATTATTATACATGGAATCAAGCGCGTCAAAATGATCGGAACACCAAATATTGTTTGTATAACTCTGGGCAACCGCGATCAAAAGACTCGAACAGAACTATTTTAAACCAATATAGATTAGAAATGACGTTGTCTAACGTCCAAGAAAGCAGTGTGGTCAACTTAGTTTACAGGTTGTTGCAGTATTGAATGGTTATACCGGTATGGCTTAAAACCCACCAATGTTGCCAATTTCCTCCCGACATTTGGCTTGGACGTTTGGGTGTCCTGACATAAAGCACACAAACCAGTCCATGATGGCTTTTGTGGTATCTATTCCCGCTGTCaaatgagaaaagaaaatgCCAATAAAATAAATCAGAGAGACACTGAGAGAAACATGTActtgtttttatcttttatttcattttttttttattaaaatgttatatgtGTTTTCGTTAAAGTACAGTATCCATCTggaaagagagataactcctacaaaataaattgttactTAAGGTTAACACTGCTTACAAATATGCTCCACCGCACAGGtgtataaacccttcgattttgTTACaaccgattgcacacctgaaactgTGACCGACGTGTAGTACGAGTATGTATTCCCTAGGTTGTCTTAGATTTTGTGCATTTTCTGTTTGTGAATTATCGTAACGCATTGACCTGTATATTTGAGATTACTTTCCTCATGACCTTGAAAAATTGCcgacaatttgaaaatttttttgcgACCGAGTAACATGGCGATgcaagatgtacgtccacacaggtgagacctctataTTGAAATACTTTGAGCTGTTTAAAGGCCTGTGATTAATATAGGGATTATACGGATAGCTGcgatgaaagagaaatatggcggacaatgCCGTTTGCGAGTCGTGTACAGCTTCCAGTAAAAGATGGATACCTGTTAAATATGCTGAAATAATGTGTGTTTCATTCTCTAATACCAATACAGATATATCTCTATAAAAATTCTAAATCTATATCTCGTTGAAATTacggagaaaaaaaaaactgctatAAATTGTCTGCATGTATTACCAAAGAAAATATCCGACACCGTTTGGATCAGATATACGTCATCAAACTCCTCCAAGTCCTCACCCTCGGAGTTGTCGTTTGCTGCCTCGTGTTTGGCGATCAGGAGACTGTCTATCAAATCTCGGTTGATGCCTGGAATTCAGATTTCAATTTCGTGACATCAATAGGGTTCATTCTTATAGGCAAATAGCCACCAAGAAACCCCTAATAATGTACCTCATCATATgaataagtaatatatttttgtgtttgttaTAAGTTGCAGATTAATAAGAACATACCAGGACTGAAGGATTCCTTATGCCTGTTGTATTTTTGCGTGATGAAGGAGAACATCTTTTCTTTCATTCTCACTAGGTTTTTGAATTTAGCGGTTTCATAAACGTGCGCAAGGAAAGGCACAAGATCTTCCAAAGAGCCCGCGCCAAAGTCCACCACAAACCGATcataaatttccaaaaattctCTCACTTCCGGGTCATCTGGGGGTCTCCTATTGTCAAGGTCATGGACTTTTTATTAGGCATTTCATGAAGTTAATTGATGTTGgttttaatgtacattttatataaatgtttcaaagcgataaatatttgaccattttaaaaatgtcatttgaaAGTCAGGTACGACAATTGTTCAATAAGATATTCGATGGTTCAGTAATGTTAACgactgataaaaacaaaaatgtaaataaaagtgaCATTTATTGAGTTTTTCAGATTGTAAAACAGATTCAAAAATAGATTTTCATTTTGGTTTGAAATGCAAGTTAATTATGATTACAGAATATAAGTTAAATACACACCGTTCTCCAAAGCAGACAGTGTAAAGTTGATGGAAAACCATCAAACTGATATACTGTTTCGGTTCAAATGGTCCCGTTTCTTTCACCATTCTATCCATAAACTTTGACATATTCTCTTGAATCATGTCCTCTAGCAGACTTCCATGAAGATAATGTCTGTAAGAAATTTGTAAGCTAAGAAGGGTGTGATCGAAGATACTGGAGTTGTTCATATTCAACACAagttaaatgatgtttttttttgtcgTTCAAGTTGAAATAGAGTTCTTTACCGTAGAGCTTTGGCTGCAATTTTTCGATGAATCCTCCACATTGGGGAATAGTTAGCAAAGGCAATGTCTTTGCCACCATCAGTGAACATAATtcctaaatatttgaaaaaaaaaatacccttcAAGAACACAGAAAGTATGAAAATATTGCTCTTCAATACAAAAAGctctgttaaaaaattattttttaccgGAAGTTATTTGGTATCGTCCGGCGAAGTCTTCCGCTCTCTGAACGAATGCTTCGTTCACCACCTCGATGGTGTTCAGGAAAATCCAGGTTACAGGGCCTAGACATAAATACAAACCTTTCCTCATATTGGTATTTATATCATCGTCCATATTTCCTTGATTGATATATATGTGTCCAATTCATAgttatatattcagtttttacataaattaaagGATGTTAGATGGTCAACGAATTTAGGAAGCAGACCTGccttaaaattatgaaaatgatattttttaccattaaatattatttcGTAGAGAAAATTTccgaatattttaattttgaacacttttttatacatgtatttatctttacACTAAGCACTTTGtgtaaagaaaatttatatACTGATTGACTGAAAATAGTCACAACCATCCAACTCTATCAAAAATAGTGATCAGTAAATACCAAACGATACATTGATGACCGGCCCGTATTTATCCACCATTTTGAAGACCTTCCTGTGTGGGTCCCGGGAGGtgtaaactattaaaaaaaatggttttgtaattttttaaaaaattgaaaatctttaaCACAATCGAGTGAGATGAGTCTTTCCGTTCCTATTTACCTTTAACTGACCTTGAACATTTCCAATGATAGGGACACACGGTGGGCCGGGCGGCAGACGATATTTCAGTCGCTTGATGACGTAATACGATAGAAGACCGAAACAAACGCCCACCAGTACCGTTTGCcaatttaaagaaatgttcATCATCATTTTCCCATACCCTGAAATCAAGTACCAAGGAATTTTACTTTTTACGTGCAATTACAAAGcaagaaaatttaattgttcattatGTTTCTCAGTTAAAGGA
This is a stretch of genomic DNA from Crassostrea angulata isolate pt1a10 chromosome 4, ASM2561291v2, whole genome shotgun sequence. It encodes these proteins:
- the LOC128180060 gene encoding steroid 17-alpha-hydroxylase/17,20 lyase-like, translated to MMMNISLNWQTVLVGVCFGLLSYYVIKRLKYRLPPGPPCVPIIGNVQVYTSRDPHRKVFKMVDKYGPVINVSFGPVTWIFLNTIEVVNEAFVQRAEDFAGRYQITSGIMFTDGGKDIAFANYSPMWRIHRKIAAKALRHYLHGSLLEDMIQENMSKFMDRMVKETGPFEPKQYISLMVFHQLYTVCFGERRPPDDPEVREFLEIYDRFVVDFGAGSLEDLVPFLAHVYETAKFKNLVRMKEKMFSFITQKYNRHKESFSPGINRDLIDSLLIAKHEAANDNSEGEDLEEFDDVYLIQTVSDIFFAGIDTTKAIMDWFVCFMSGHPNVQAKCREEIGNIGSRQLTMKDRHKLVYNEACLYETMRLAPAASLGIPHCTLCDTQVGGYDIPKGTVVLSNFYAIHRDPHHWKNPESFDPSRFLKKDGTLNAKPDSYLPFSAGRRVCLGEPVAKPELLLMCATLLQRLELCLPEGVRPCYEGIPLSFGVEAPKSYKIVVKDRQNANC